The proteins below are encoded in one region of Methanomassiliicoccus luminyensis B10:
- a CDS encoding FAD-dependent oxidoreductase has translation MAIGTPGHAASFDVVVIGGGLAGLRAALEASLGGSVAVVSKVHPLRSHSVSAQGGINAALGHADPSDSWQEHVRDTIEGSDDLADPEAVEVMCRAGPEAVRELEHMGAVFSRTPDGRIAQRPFGGAGSPRTCYSSDRTGHDLLHTLYEQAMGRPIEFCDECFVTSLVHHRGRCVGCFAWDMAEGGMFALSARSTVLACGGHGQIYQHTTNSYNCTGDGAALALNAGAAVEDMEFVQFHPTALAGTDILVSEASRGEGGKLINGEGERFMRRYAPEEMDLAPRDVVARSIQTEIDQGRGVDGHVLLDITGLGERLIEERLPGTRRISVDFASVDPVKEPMPVHPAQHYSMGGVAVDVEGRTSLPGLLAAGECACVSVHGANRLGGNSLLEAVAFGRIAGRTALRVGGPDDPDLVASRLPAEAERLEALFRPGGPGDVPALREELQRTMSERFGIFRSGEDMLGGLERIRSIARKASRSTVRDGVRTYRQDLISLLELRNMALVAEAVALASLWREESRGSHCRTDRPERDDGRFRRHSLIRLDGGKCALASVPVGASGIRAVKGRMA, from the coding sequence ATGGCCATCGGGACGCCCGGTCATGCCGCCAGCTTCGACGTCGTGGTGATAGGCGGAGGGCTGGCCGGCCTGAGGGCCGCGCTGGAAGCTTCGCTGGGCGGTTCCGTGGCGGTGGTGAGCAAGGTGCATCCGCTCCGTTCCCACTCCGTGTCGGCCCAGGGAGGGATCAACGCCGCCCTCGGCCACGCCGATCCCTCGGACTCGTGGCAGGAGCACGTCCGCGATACCATCGAAGGGTCGGACGACCTTGCGGACCCTGAGGCGGTGGAGGTAATGTGCCGCGCCGGGCCGGAGGCGGTGCGCGAGCTTGAGCACATGGGGGCGGTATTCTCGCGCACCCCCGACGGGCGCATCGCCCAGCGGCCGTTCGGCGGGGCCGGCTCTCCCCGCACCTGCTACTCCTCGGACCGCACTGGGCACGACCTCCTGCACACCCTCTACGAGCAGGCCATGGGGCGCCCCATCGAGTTCTGCGATGAGTGCTTCGTGACCTCCCTGGTGCACCACCGGGGAAGGTGCGTTGGCTGCTTCGCCTGGGATATGGCGGAGGGAGGGATGTTCGCCCTCTCCGCCCGCTCCACCGTGCTGGCGTGCGGCGGCCACGGGCAGATCTATCAGCACACCACCAATTCCTACAACTGCACCGGCGACGGGGCCGCCCTCGCTCTCAACGCCGGGGCGGCGGTGGAGGACATGGAGTTCGTGCAGTTCCACCCGACCGCGCTTGCAGGTACGGACATCCTCGTCTCCGAAGCCTCCAGGGGAGAGGGCGGGAAGCTGATCAACGGGGAGGGGGAGAGGTTCATGAGGAGGTACGCGCCGGAGGAGATGGACCTGGCCCCCCGCGACGTGGTGGCCAGGAGTATACAGACCGAGATCGACCAGGGCCGGGGGGTGGACGGCCACGTGCTCCTCGACATCACCGGGCTGGGAGAGAGGCTGATCGAGGAACGGCTCCCCGGCACCAGGCGCATCTCCGTCGACTTCGCCAGCGTGGACCCCGTGAAGGAGCCGATGCCGGTGCATCCAGCGCAGCACTACTCCATGGGTGGGGTGGCAGTGGACGTGGAAGGGCGGACCTCCCTGCCGGGCCTCCTCGCCGCCGGGGAGTGCGCCTGCGTGAGCGTGCATGGGGCCAACCGGCTGGGCGGCAACTCCCTGCTGGAGGCGGTGGCGTTCGGGCGCATCGCCGGCCGCACCGCTTTGAGGGTGGGTGGGCCCGATGACCCTGATCTCGTAGCATCCCGGCTGCCGGCGGAGGCGGAGAGGCTGGAGGCCCTGTTCCGCCCGGGCGGCCCTGGAGATGTCCCCGCGCTGCGGGAAGAACTGCAGAGGACCATGTCCGAGCGGTTCGGCATCTTCCGCTCCGGGGAGGACATGCTGGGGGGGCTGGAGCGGATCAGGAGCATCGCCCGCAAGGCGTCCCGGTCCACGGTGCGCGACGGCGTCAGGACGTACCGCCAGGACCTGATATCGCTCCTCGAATTGAGGAACATGGCGCTGGTGGCGGAGGCGGTGGCCCTGGCGTCCCTGTGGAGGGAGGAGAGCAGGGGGTCGCACTGCCGCACCGATCGCCCTGAGCGTGACGATGGCCGGTTCCGGCGCCACAGCCTCATCCGTCTTGACGGCGGCAAGTGCGCTCTGGCATCGGTCCCGGTGGGCGCGAGCGGCATCAGGGCGGTGAAGGGGAGGATGGCGTGA
- a CDS encoding succinate dehydrogenase/fumarate reductase iron-sulfur subunit: MKQLTVLRNNGTGTWEQAYRVEEGEGMTVMDALLEVQEGQDPTLAFRYACHWGVCGSCAMLINGVPRLACRTKLDRAHEGPELAPMPGAAESRGRQDIFLEPLPNFPVIRDLVVDMRPFFGTYRSVRPWFSPKEDGPGAERTLSPERAGAIGRYAGCILCGACHGSCPEVAREPSFLGPAVLAKVYRFAEDPREGRRGERLRSCDGPEGWSRCRFYDNCRKVCPAEVAPDRAIGRAKAELKRSGR; encoded by the coding sequence GTGAAACAGCTCACGGTGCTTCGGAACAACGGGACAGGGACTTGGGAACAGGCCTATCGGGTCGAGGAGGGGGAGGGCATGACGGTCATGGACGCCTTGCTGGAGGTGCAGGAGGGGCAGGACCCCACCCTGGCGTTCCGCTATGCCTGCCACTGGGGGGTGTGCGGGAGCTGCGCCATGCTCATCAACGGAGTGCCCCGGCTGGCCTGCCGGACCAAGCTGGATAGGGCCCATGAAGGACCGGAGCTGGCCCCGATGCCCGGGGCTGCCGAGAGCAGGGGCCGCCAGGACATCTTCCTCGAGCCGCTGCCGAACTTCCCAGTGATCAGGGACCTAGTGGTGGACATGCGCCCGTTCTTCGGAACATATCGTTCGGTCCGCCCATGGTTCAGTCCCAAAGAGGACGGGCCGGGAGCGGAGAGGACGCTGTCCCCAGAGAGGGCCGGGGCGATAGGCCGGTACGCCGGGTGCATATTGTGCGGCGCATGCCACGGCTCCTGCCCCGAAGTGGCAAGGGAGCCGTCGTTCCTGGGCCCCGCCGTCCTGGCGAAAGTGTACCGCTTCGCCGAGGACCCCCGAGAGGGACGGAGAGGGGAACGATTGAGATCATGCGATGGTCCGGAGGGGTGGTCCCGCTGCCGCTTCTACGACAACTGCCGGAAGGTGTGCCCCGCGGAGGTGGCCCCGGACCGCGCCATCGGGAGGGCCAAGGCCGAGCTCAAGAGGTCGGGACGATGA
- a CDS encoding aspartate ammonia-lyase, with translation MRIERDTMGEVEVPDDAYYGAQTARAMINFPISGRRQDSLLIRAYGAVKKAAARANMQLGVLDEERGNAIVQAAGEVQEGRFADQFPVDAFQAGGGTSTNMNLNEVIANRALEILGRPRGNIDHIHPNDHVNRSQSSNDTYPSAAHIAAVWAISGLEREVAALSAAFYAKGREFADIPKAGRTHLMDALPVTLGSEFAAYGLALKRANGRLRYRKDELLELEVGGTGVGTGAEAPEGFKERTITLISEDLSLPFWPSLDGQEALQSRAPLGTAMSSLKGLSVELLRVCNDLRLLNSGPEAGIGEIALPPVQPGSSIMPGKVNPSVPECLTMVCFQVIGSELAVTMAWQAGQLELNVFVPSITYNVLESARVLTNAVHAMRARCVEGIQARPERCQELLRKDASLVTLLLPSLGYRKAAEVWNETVRSGEPLEDVVERMGIMGREDAMKLLGPWLRPVKGK, from the coding sequence ATGAGGATAGAGCGAGACACCATGGGTGAGGTGGAGGTGCCCGACGACGCCTACTACGGCGCCCAGACCGCCCGGGCGATGATCAATTTCCCCATCTCGGGAAGAAGGCAGGACTCCCTGCTCATCAGGGCGTACGGCGCGGTGAAGAAGGCCGCCGCACGGGCCAACATGCAGCTGGGTGTCCTGGACGAAGAGCGGGGGAACGCCATAGTGCAGGCGGCGGGAGAGGTGCAGGAAGGCAGGTTCGCCGACCAGTTCCCGGTGGACGCGTTCCAGGCGGGGGGAGGGACCTCCACCAACATGAACCTCAACGAGGTCATCGCCAACCGGGCGCTGGAGATTCTGGGGCGTCCCAGGGGAAACATCGACCACATCCACCCCAACGACCACGTGAACCGCTCGCAGTCGAGCAACGACACCTATCCCAGCGCGGCGCACATCGCCGCGGTGTGGGCAATATCCGGCCTGGAGAGGGAGGTGGCGGCGCTGTCCGCGGCGTTCTACGCGAAGGGGCGGGAGTTCGCGGACATCCCCAAGGCCGGAAGGACCCATCTCATGGACGCCCTGCCGGTGACGCTGGGCAGCGAGTTCGCCGCCTACGGGCTCGCCCTGAAGAGAGCGAACGGCCGCCTGCGGTACCGCAAGGACGAACTCCTGGAGCTGGAGGTCGGCGGGACCGGGGTCGGCACCGGCGCGGAGGCCCCCGAGGGGTTCAAGGAAAGGACCATAACGCTGATCTCGGAGGACCTGTCCCTTCCGTTCTGGCCCTCCCTGGACGGACAGGAAGCGCTGCAGAGCCGGGCCCCCCTGGGCACGGCGATGTCCTCGCTCAAGGGGCTGTCGGTGGAGCTGCTCCGCGTATGCAACGACCTACGGCTCCTGAACTCCGGGCCGGAGGCGGGCATCGGGGAGATCGCCCTGCCGCCCGTGCAGCCGGGCTCGTCGATCATGCCGGGGAAGGTGAACCCCTCGGTCCCGGAGTGCCTGACCATGGTGTGCTTCCAGGTGATCGGGAGCGAGCTCGCGGTGACGATGGCCTGGCAGGCCGGACAGCTGGAGCTGAACGTGTTCGTGCCGAGCATCACTTACAACGTGCTCGAATCCGCGCGTGTGCTGACCAATGCGGTCCACGCCATGCGGGCGAGGTGCGTGGAGGGGATACAGGCGCGGCCGGAGCGGTGCCAGGAGCTGCTGCGAAAGGACGCCTCGCTGGTGACGCTGCTCCTCCCCTCCCTCGGCTACCGCAAGGCCGCGGAGGTGTGGAACGAGACGGTGCGTTCCGGCGAACCGCTGGAGGATGTGGTGGAGCGTATGGGGATAATGGGCAGGGAGGACGCCATGAAGCTGCTGGGACCGTGGCTCCGGCCGGTGAAGGGGAAGTGA
- the lipA gene encoding lipoyl synthase — protein sequence MNAAKPEWLKVRAPVGEGFLKVRAVTKCFGVTTVCDASHCPNISDCWCRGHASFMVLGDVCTRRCAYCAVRSGEPKKVDLDEPERVAEAVNSLGFDYVVITSVTRDDLPDQGASHFSAVVSAVRERCPGTRVELLIPDMQADAEALSIVADSRPDVLGHNIETVRRLQPIARDRRCSYERSLQVLRTIKRLDSTIVTKSSMMLGLGEKREEVSQTLRDLRGAGVDIVAIGQYLKPTGNRLEVEEYVTPEVFEDIREEAEGMGFRYASSAPMVRSSYNAHEAFMDRGR from the coding sequence TTGAACGCAGCGAAGCCCGAGTGGCTCAAGGTCCGCGCCCCGGTGGGTGAGGGCTTCCTCAAGGTGAGGGCGGTCACCAAGTGCTTTGGTGTGACCACGGTATGCGACGCATCCCATTGCCCCAACATCTCCGACTGCTGGTGCCGCGGGCATGCCAGCTTCATGGTCCTCGGCGACGTGTGCACTCGGAGGTGCGCCTACTGCGCCGTACGCTCGGGGGAGCCGAAAAAGGTCGACCTGGACGAGCCGGAGAGGGTGGCCGAGGCCGTCAACTCCCTCGGCTTCGACTACGTGGTCATCACCTCCGTCACCAGGGACGACCTCCCCGACCAGGGGGCGTCGCATTTCTCCGCGGTCGTGAGCGCGGTGCGCGAAAGGTGCCCCGGCACCCGAGTGGAGCTGCTCATACCGGACATGCAGGCCGATGCCGAGGCCCTGTCCATAGTGGCGGACAGCCGCCCCGACGTACTGGGGCACAATATCGAGACGGTGCGCCGCCTCCAGCCCATCGCCCGGGACCGGCGGTGCTCCTATGAGCGGTCCCTGCAGGTCCTGCGGACCATCAAGAGGCTGGACAGCACCATCGTGACCAAGAGCTCCATGATGCTGGGCCTGGGGGAGAAGCGGGAGGAGGTATCGCAGACCCTCCGCGACCTCCGGGGAGCGGGGGTCGACATCGTGGCGATAGGCCAATATCTCAAGCCGACCGGGAACCGGCTGGAAGTGGAGGAGTACGTGACCCCGGAGGTCTTCGAGGACATCCGAGAGGAAGCGGAGGGGATGGGGTTCCGGTACGCCTCCTCCGCGCCGATGGTCCGCAGCTCATATAATGCCCACGAGGCATTTATGGACAGGGGACGTTGA
- the pdhA gene encoding pyruvate dehydrogenase (acetyl-transferring) E1 component subunit alpha: MLYDDLDLLNGKMLRVLDADGKVVEPSLEPEIDPSILKEAYRTMVLARTADEKAVLLQRQGRLGAYPPNRGQEAASLGPAMAIGGDDWLVWAFRELAGLLWKKVPLRSYYLYWMGNEEGSRYPQGVRATPACVPVGSQLPYAVGIALASKYRKERSVTLAYCGDGATSEGDFHEALNAAGVYKAPMVFVIQNNQWAISVPRSRQTASRTLAQKAVAYGMPGIQVDGNDLLGMYVATREAVERARRGEGPSLIEAYTYRLGNHTTSDDARKYRENRELQEWESRDPLVRLRSYLLAKGVIDEEEDRAIREEMTDLAERAVQEAEAHPKPTLDDVFAHTYAEVPAELKEQMDDLRKELGGEE; this comes from the coding sequence ATGCTCTACGATGATCTTGACCTCTTGAACGGGAAGATGCTGCGGGTCCTGGATGCGGACGGAAAGGTGGTCGAGCCGTCGCTGGAGCCGGAGATCGACCCCTCTATTCTGAAGGAAGCGTACCGCACCATGGTGCTGGCCAGGACCGCCGACGAGAAGGCGGTGCTGCTGCAGCGCCAGGGACGGCTGGGAGCGTACCCGCCCAACCGGGGGCAGGAGGCCGCGTCGCTCGGTCCGGCGATGGCCATCGGAGGAGATGACTGGCTGGTATGGGCGTTCCGCGAGCTCGCCGGCCTGCTGTGGAAGAAGGTCCCCCTGCGAAGCTACTATCTGTACTGGATGGGCAATGAGGAGGGGAGCCGCTACCCTCAGGGGGTGAGGGCGACCCCGGCCTGCGTGCCGGTGGGCTCCCAGCTCCCCTATGCGGTCGGGATCGCTCTGGCCTCAAAGTACCGGAAGGAGAGGTCGGTCACGCTGGCATACTGCGGGGACGGGGCCACCTCGGAAGGCGATTTCCACGAGGCCCTGAACGCCGCGGGAGTGTACAAGGCGCCGATGGTGTTCGTCATCCAGAACAACCAGTGGGCCATCTCGGTGCCGCGGTCCCGTCAGACCGCCTCCAGGACCCTGGCCCAGAAGGCGGTCGCCTACGGGATGCCGGGGATCCAGGTGGACGGGAACGACCTGCTGGGCATGTACGTTGCCACCAGGGAGGCGGTGGAGAGGGCCCGGCGCGGCGAGGGCCCCTCGCTGATCGAGGCGTATACCTACCGCCTCGGGAACCACACCACTTCCGACGATGCCAGGAAGTACCGGGAGAACCGGGAGCTGCAGGAGTGGGAGTCCCGAGACCCCCTGGTGCGCCTCAGATCGTACCTCCTCGCCAAAGGAGTGATCGACGAGGAGGAGGACAGGGCCATCAGGGAAGAGATGACCGATCTCGCCGAAAGAGCGGTGCAGGAGGCCGAGGCGCATCCCAAGCCCACCCTGGATGACGTTTTCGCCCACACCTATGCCGAGGTCCCGGCGGAGCTGAAGGAGCAAATGGACGACCTCCGGAAGGAGCTGGGGGGTGAGGAGTGA
- a CDS encoding alpha-ketoacid dehydrogenase subunit beta: protein MAVMNMVQAINSALANELGADPNVVVFGEDVGRDGGVFRVTEGLQDRFGQDRVFDTPLAESLIAGMALGMAMNGLRPVAEIQFMGFSYLALPMMISNAARMRTRTRGALTAPMVLRMPYGGGVKALEHHSESTEALYAQIPGIKVVVPAAPREAKGLLISSIRDPDPVVFLEPTRSYRLIKEEVEEDEFTIPLGRARTVREGDDVTVVGWGAMMPLIAKAAEAAGNEGISCEVIDMRTLSPMDAGAVISSVKRTGRCVVVQEAPRTCGVAAEIVARINEKALLSLEAPVERVTAPDITPPLPQGENYYYLSPDRIYNAIKRAAAF, encoded by the coding sequence ATGGCGGTCATGAACATGGTGCAGGCCATCAACTCAGCTTTGGCGAACGAGCTGGGAGCGGACCCGAACGTGGTGGTGTTCGGCGAGGACGTGGGCAGGGACGGCGGGGTGTTCCGCGTCACCGAAGGCCTCCAGGACCGCTTCGGGCAGGACCGGGTGTTCGATACCCCGCTGGCGGAGAGCCTCATCGCCGGGATGGCGCTGGGGATGGCTATGAACGGCCTCCGGCCGGTGGCGGAGATCCAGTTCATGGGCTTCTCCTATCTCGCCCTCCCCATGATGATCTCCAATGCCGCCAGGATGCGCACCCGGACCAGGGGCGCGCTGACCGCCCCCATGGTGCTGCGGATGCCCTACGGCGGCGGGGTGAAGGCGCTGGAGCACCACTCCGAGAGCACCGAGGCGCTGTACGCCCAGATACCTGGGATCAAGGTGGTGGTGCCTGCCGCTCCGAGGGAAGCGAAGGGACTGCTGATATCTTCAATCAGGGACCCCGACCCGGTGGTGTTCCTTGAGCCCACCCGCAGCTACCGCCTGATCAAGGAGGAGGTGGAGGAAGATGAGTTCACCATACCCCTGGGCAGGGCCCGGACGGTGCGGGAGGGAGACGACGTCACCGTGGTGGGCTGGGGGGCCATGATGCCCCTCATCGCCAAGGCGGCCGAGGCGGCCGGGAACGAGGGGATATCGTGCGAGGTGATCGACATGAGGACCCTCTCTCCCATGGACGCCGGCGCGGTGATATCGTCCGTCAAGCGCACCGGCCGGTGCGTGGTGGTGCAGGAGGCCCCCCGGACCTGCGGGGTGGCCGCGGAGATCGTGGCCAGGATAAACGAGAAGGCCCTGCTGTCACTGGAAGCGCCGGTGGAAAGGGTCACCGCCCCCGACATCACCCCTCCCCTGCCGCAGGGGGAAAATTATTATTACCTAAGCCCGGATAGAATTTACAATGCCATAAAGAGGGCCGCGGCCTTCTGA
- a CDS encoding dihydrolipoamide acetyltransferase family protein: protein MEYKFPDLGEGVAEGEVKKWLVKPGDQIKKDQSIAEVETDKAVVEMPSPVSGRVRETRFPEGGLVKVGEVLAVIDEEGAAAPAEKESVSVVGELPEHEEAIISKGPAEKRAPAAPPVQATPAVRKLAKDLGVDLSAVKGTGPGGRVTEGDVKNSQKPAPEAKAPRVQPRFDIYGFVEREPLRGIRRTTASHMVEAKAHAALVTVTDKADVTELARLREKVKKYAEEAKGLKVTYLPFIMKAAIAALKKHPYLNSELDEERQEIVLKKYYNLGVAVAIEDGLIVPVVKLADQKDIFTLAKELKDLSAQATERKIDMADLRGGTFTITNYGSFGGEYATPIPNYPEVAILGVGRMTEQSLVIGGEVKVRKVIPLSLTFDHRVLDGAEAAQFMNELVMFMQNPELALLEP from the coding sequence ATGGAGTACAAGTTCCCGGACCTCGGCGAAGGGGTCGCCGAAGGAGAGGTAAAGAAATGGCTGGTCAAGCCAGGTGATCAGATCAAGAAGGACCAGTCCATCGCGGAGGTGGAGACGGACAAGGCCGTGGTGGAGATGCCGTCGCCGGTGTCCGGGCGGGTCCGGGAGACAAGGTTCCCCGAGGGCGGCCTGGTCAAGGTGGGCGAGGTGCTGGCCGTCATCGACGAGGAGGGCGCTGCTGCACCGGCGGAGAAAGAATCGGTGTCCGTGGTGGGCGAGCTGCCGGAGCACGAGGAGGCCATCATCTCCAAAGGGCCGGCGGAGAAGCGCGCGCCGGCGGCCCCACCGGTGCAGGCGACGCCGGCCGTGAGGAAGCTGGCCAAGGACCTGGGCGTGGACCTCTCCGCGGTGAAGGGCACCGGGCCCGGCGGCAGGGTGACCGAAGGTGACGTGAAGAACTCCCAGAAGCCCGCGCCGGAAGCGAAGGCCCCCCGGGTCCAGCCCAGGTTCGACATCTACGGCTTCGTGGAAAGGGAGCCGCTGAGGGGGATCAGGCGGACCACCGCCAGCCACATGGTGGAGGCGAAGGCCCATGCCGCGCTGGTGACGGTGACCGACAAGGCCGACGTCACCGAGCTGGCGAGGCTGCGGGAGAAGGTCAAGAAATATGCCGAGGAGGCCAAGGGGCTCAAGGTCACCTACCTGCCGTTCATCATGAAGGCCGCCATCGCCGCGCTTAAGAAGCACCCCTATCTGAACTCGGAGCTGGACGAGGAGCGCCAGGAGATCGTCCTCAAGAAGTACTATAATCTGGGCGTCGCCGTGGCCATCGAGGACGGCCTCATCGTCCCGGTGGTGAAGCTGGCGGACCAGAAGGACATCTTCACTCTGGCGAAGGAGCTCAAGGACCTGTCCGCCCAGGCCACCGAGCGCAAGATAGATATGGCCGATCTCAGGGGAGGGACCTTCACCATCACCAACTACGGCTCGTTCGGCGGGGAGTACGCTACCCCCATACCGAACTACCCGGAGGTCGCCATACTGGGGGTCGGGCGCATGACCGAGCAATCCCTCGTCATCGGCGGCGAGGTGAAGGTGCGCAAAGTGATCCCCCTGTCGCTCACCTTCGACCACCGCGTGCTCGACGGAGCGGAGGCGGCGCAGTTCATGAACGAGCTGGTGATGTTCATGCAGAACCCCGAGCTGGCTCTGCTGGAGCCGTGA
- a CDS encoding lipoate--protein ligase family protein translates to MRWRMVPYARFDAGLNMAIDEAVAEAIARSGQDATMRFYGWEPSAVSIGCFQSVGDEVDLDECRRRGVGVVRRRTGGGAVFHDSQGEITYSVIAPEEVMGSDIVGSYRRVCGWVIDALAEIGLPAEFAPINDVTVGGKKVSGCAQTRRDGVFLQHGTVLYAPDREAMFSVLRVDPAKLADKGLSSSDERVTGIASLGGASLGTLLAALQRSFCRGKEWYEDRLDHEELARAEELSRTRYNNRDWTFSR, encoded by the coding sequence GTGAGGTGGAGGATGGTGCCGTACGCCCGCTTCGACGCCGGGCTCAACATGGCCATCGACGAGGCGGTGGCGGAGGCCATCGCCCGCTCCGGCCAAGACGCCACCATGCGCTTCTACGGCTGGGAGCCGTCGGCGGTCTCCATCGGCTGCTTCCAGTCCGTCGGCGACGAGGTCGACCTGGACGAATGCCGCAGGAGAGGTGTGGGAGTGGTCCGCCGCCGCACCGGGGGCGGGGCGGTGTTTCACGATTCCCAGGGGGAGATCACCTACAGCGTCATCGCCCCGGAGGAGGTGATGGGGAGCGACATCGTCGGCTCATATCGCAGGGTATGCGGGTGGGTCATCGATGCTCTGGCCGAGATCGGGCTGCCGGCGGAGTTCGCGCCCATCAACGACGTCACCGTCGGCGGCAAGAAGGTGTCGGGGTGCGCCCAGACCCGCCGGGACGGGGTGTTCCTCCAGCACGGCACGGTGCTGTACGCCCCCGACCGGGAGGCCATGTTCTCCGTGCTCAGGGTCGACCCGGCCAAGCTTGCCGATAAAGGATTAAGCTCGTCGGATGAAAGGGTCACCGGCATAGCATCCCTGGGAGGAGCGAGCTTGGGAACCCTGCTTGCCGCTTTGCAGCGCTCGTTCTGCCGGGGCAAGGAGTGGTACGAGGACCGGCTAGACCATGAGGAGCTGGCGAGGGCCGAGGAGCTGTCCCGGACGAGGTACAACAACCGGGACTGGACCTTTTCGAGGTGA
- a CDS encoding thioredoxin family protein, protein MAEQGQRLIFFWGRECPHCAKIHPLVGEVSKEMGKEITELEVWHSEENQKLMRSYGDVLKQACGGSLGVPAFYNERTKKALCGMRTTKEQIVTWASE, encoded by the coding sequence ATGGCCGAACAAGGACAGAGACTGATATTCTTCTGGGGAAGGGAATGCCCCCATTGCGCGAAGATCCACCCGCTGGTCGGAGAGGTATCCAAGGAGATGGGGAAGGAGATCACCGAGCTGGAGGTCTGGCATTCCGAGGAGAACCAGAAGCTGATGCGCTCGTACGGCGACGTGCTGAAGCAGGCCTGCGGCGGTTCGCTGGGAGTGCCGGCGTTCTATAACGAAAGAACGAAAAAAGCCCTGTGCGGCATGAGGACCACCAAGGAGCAGATAGTCACCTGGGCTTCGGAGTAA
- a CDS encoding ferredoxin-thioredoxin reductase catalytic domain-containing protein, whose amino-acid sequence MAVKKLWRCNVCNDVHYGIRPPTVCPTCGVKNAYTLIDYPETKKVILDKGERLDTEEKLMDTWEKFAEGKPFKVNPDKEFVRTLAKGELENLKNHGLKYCPCRITAGEPEEDLNLICPCNFFIQPVYKETGECWCGLFVKR is encoded by the coding sequence ATGGCGGTAAAGAAGCTTTGGCGGTGCAACGTTTGCAATGACGTGCATTACGGGATCAGACCTCCCACCGTGTGCCCTACCTGCGGGGTCAAGAACGCCTACACCCTTATCGACTACCCGGAGACCAAGAAGGTCATCCTGGACAAGGGCGAGAGGCTCGACACCGAGGAGAAGCTCATGGATACATGGGAAAAGTTCGCGGAGGGAAAACCGTTCAAAGTGAACCCCGACAAGGAGTTCGTCAGGACCCTGGCGAAGGGCGAACTGGAAAACCTCAAGAACCATGGGCTGAAATATTGCCCATGCCGCATCACCGCGGGAGAACCGGAGGAGGATCTCAACCTGATCTGCCCCTGCAACTTCTTCATTCAGCCGGTGTACAAGGAGACCGGGGAATGCTGGTGCGGCCTTTTCGTCAAGAGGTGA
- a CDS encoding flavin reductase family protein, producing MANDDPEKLDRGALPALMSLPPFPVFLLAVGEKDPDVSTIGLFNVFSVDKPRVGVAVKSSRWTYKLLEETPDFTLNIPGKDLVDKVIKIGEVSGSKMNKFAEVGLTPKPGTRTRSPTIQECPLNLEVEKQEIIDRSDWDHIWVIGKIVHCDIHPDYDRGNMLLYWDGEFRTASKVIRKME from the coding sequence ATGGCCAACGATGACCCTGAAAAGCTGGACCGCGGCGCCCTCCCCGCGCTGATGAGCCTGCCCCCCTTCCCCGTGTTCCTTCTGGCGGTGGGGGAGAAGGACCCCGACGTTAGCACCATCGGACTGTTCAACGTGTTCTCGGTGGACAAGCCCCGGGTAGGGGTAGCGGTCAAATCATCGAGGTGGACATACAAGCTGCTCGAGGAGACCCCCGATTTCACTCTCAACATACCCGGGAAGGACCTGGTGGACAAGGTCATCAAGATCGGCGAGGTCTCCGGGAGCAAGATGAACAAGTTCGCCGAGGTGGGCCTTACTCCAAAGCCGGGAACGAGGACCAGGTCCCCGACCATCCAGGAGTGCCCCCTGAACCTGGAGGTGGAGAAGCAGGAGATCATCGACCGGAGCGACTGGGACCACATCTGGGTCATCGGGAAGATCGTGCACTGCGACATTCATCCCGACTACGACCGCGGCAATATGCTCCTCTACTGGGATGGGGAGTTCAGGACCGCTTCCAAGGTCATCAGGAAGATGGAGTGA
- a CDS encoding peptidylprolyl isomerase has product MATKVHAAHILVKDQNKAYELLARIKAGEKFETIAKEYSMCPSKAKGGDLGTFGKGQMVKKFEDAAFNGKKGEVVGPVKTEFGYHLIKIIDTQ; this is encoded by the coding sequence ATGGCAACCAAAGTTCACGCTGCTCATATACTTGTGAAGGACCAGAACAAGGCGTACGAACTGCTCGCCAGGATCAAGGCCGGCGAGAAGTTCGAGACGATAGCCAAGGAGTACTCCATGTGCCCCTCCAAGGCCAAGGGAGGGGACCTGGGCACCTTCGGAAAGGGACAGATGGTCAAGAAGTTCGAGGACGCCGCCTTCAACGGGAAGAAGGGCGAGGTGGTCGGCCCGGTCAAGACCGAGTTCGGCTACCACCTGATCAAGATCATCGATACCCAGTGA